Below is a genomic region from Miscanthus floridulus cultivar M001 chromosome 1, ASM1932011v1, whole genome shotgun sequence.
GTGTAGAGTAGGTGCCAGGTCGGACCGTGGTGCGGCCGCTACCTCTTGTGCCGCACTTGGTGGCTGTAGCTGAGCCTGGGCAAAAATAACCAAGAATGGAACCGAAATAACTAGAACCAAAACCAAATTAATCGAAACCAAAAATTTTGGTTCCTAGTTTAGTTCCCAATTCTCAGGAACCGAAATAATATCGGGTAATTCGGTTCTAGACCTCAGTTAACTGAACAGAACTAAAGAACCGAATCTGTACATATTGGCCCAATAGCAAAAGAACCAAACTGCATGGCTCATGTAATGTATGGCTCAGTTTTCatttttctccttttcttccctTCTATTTCGCTAATGTAATGTATGGTTAGGTTAGTTCGGTTCTAACCAAAACCGAACTGAACTAACCAAGACCAAATTTCCTCTGTTCCAAGTTTTCTATCTAACCGATCGGTTCTAGTTTTCTACTAACCGAATTTTATAAAGAACCAAGGAATCAAACCGAACGGTTTCGGTTAACTGAATGCCCAGGGTGAGCTATAGCGGTGAGCAGATGGAGCAATctgtctggtgcgtccccactcccccggtggggagagagggcacatGTCAGAGTCGCGATGTGGAGCTTTCTGCCTGTTGAATGGTGATGGCTTCTACCAGCACCCAGAGGTTCtggtagaccgcccgctcctgggggtcgatgggctcgggaacgccgCATAGAAGCATTGTCGCAAcagcaatgttctggctagcccaagcaaactgtgggggattgttccccttgttcatgatgtcgtgttggacctagcGGGCGCGACCCTAGGCACTGCCCGCCAGGTCAtgtgcatggggcgcaacgtgccgcACCGAGAACACCAGGGTgggtggtggctggttctaccACCATTGTCATAGTTCCTCGGCATGCTCTTGCGCAAACACGAGGCCCCCCACATgcaggtctagaggggtgtgagtctgcacagaCTCCGCAACCACAGGCGGCTGTcttagagcgtccgccatagcacactctcgggatagacggtggctaggtgccacattgctgatgctggagccatcgctctcaccctcatcatTCAGGAGTTTGTGGAAaatggtaggagcatagctcgccattcccatgaattcggatatGAGAGGGGATGGCACCAATGTCCTTCGGAGCCCTTGAGAGCACGCATCCGTGGGGGACATGAGGCCGTAGAGGAACTGATCATACGGTATTTGTGGTGCGGTCAATACGATCCCTCTGgataatcggcgggagatagtaaatagagagtaaatatcagtatgcatattactcataGCAGGGTTTGAGTAGcaagtttgctcggaatgaagcgcagatgcctcatCATTGTAGTCGTCATGTGTCCCAAAgccaatggagggcgcccctccgatgggtgccagaacgagtgcctcctcacggaggtgtagtatgccgagccggttGGTGATGAAGTCCAGACTTCTGGAGAGGAAGGCCTGAGACAGCTAAAAaataggtggaacccacatcccaactggtgggagtgcgggaaactccagtgagccaaagcgagtagtATCGCTTGAGCCTACCATGGCGAAGGtcgcggaaaagtgggccatccaatgaccaaaaagtgttgaatgtatagcgtcttccccatggacagcgccaattgtcggtgcagaaagtgatcaacacataaatatttgtagttttgccataagttgtgatcggaggtggcctaacactcaatgacacagggtttatactggttcaggcaacatgccctacgtctagtttgagtcagtcggtgactttattcctgagcctaggtgctcgaagtttgtagtggggttacaaacaggaagggaaagatggggggtacaagaggtctggtcagaagggttaagagtgacgggagccccgctatgcgcTAAATGTTTGAgcatgtgctcgtggtttgaacctggaggttctgctgttgtgtactagtgaacttgatcgatcttatgaatctacatgttgggagagagcgcacccccttttaaaGATGAAGGGGAtatccttacaagtgagagggagagagtacatatgctactaagccttgttgcccacgccggtgggtataggatgatggtaggtgcccacaatactgttgaatatcaaatgcacgtgggaggttgtgttgtcttctttgggtatggtagacgtcggtgcctgccacactgttgatacctgtaggcttgcaaggggttttaccatgtttgcctggtatggtaaatgccggcgcccacaacactgttgatgcccagaggcatgtgggggagccttaccgtatgggagttaatagcacccacaatactgtaggggaaaatatctatgcctacaacactgcttagaGTTCTGTCGTGCCAAGGATGTCATAGAGTACTGTTtttgcaggtgtatagggtacggtccctggtatttcGGTTTAACTTGTGCACCCTACCTTACTTTTGCccgtccatttcctggtccttaccgagcgggcgtcctcggtcggttggtcctagtcggctctgatcgtgccagtcagagaagagcagtgagcaggggtttggtgcatccccggtcgaagacgtgggtcggagtcggaagtggtgtctggccaggcctttcggtcggagaggctgtccggaggcgggctagagaccgaagcgagcgcttcgGACAGAGAGGTGGGTCAGAGTTGGAAACAGGTgtcattcctcctcggccaggcctttcggtcggtgattggattgctcctctggcctatcatttaggtacttgggctggcccatgagttgtgcgttgtctgtttgggccaagcctttgttgggaagtcggtccacgagggaccccgggtttatgaacacgACACCTTATGACTTCCATGTGTTATTGAAATTGATGAATTTTCTTATTAATTACTGCAAAAAAAACATCCCCTCTATGCCACTCTTGATGTATTTTGTTACTCTTTTTTCACGGAAAAGAGCTACGGAGAACATTCTAGCCCATTGAAAAAACAATATTGCCCCTAGTTAGACTGATCTAAGGGACCCACCCACTACAATAGCACAGGGATACAGTAACACCAACTTGTGTTACTATAGGTTGAAAAAAGTGTTACTAGCTCTCTTAGTAACATATTTTTTTGTGTTCCAATTGGCCATGTTACTATAGACTGGTTTATTGTAACACATGTACTTGTCTATAGGAACATTTGTCTAGTATTACAATGATTTTTGCTATAACACTTTTTTTCTCTAGTAACATTTCACATTATGGTGGAATACATAGTTTGTAACACATTTATTTATCTATGGGACATTTGCCTAGTGTTATAGTGATTGTCTGTTGTAACACTTTTTTTAGTTCTAGTAACACTTCTACATTCTGGTAGAGCACAGTATGGACCAAAGGAACACATGGTTTGTGACACTTGTTTATATCTATTGTAACATATTCAGATTAGGAAACAAATATTTGTTTTGCCAATATATGTGGCACATGGATTATTATAGAATCACACAAACATGACACATTGCAAAATCACAAAAACCACAAATTTCAATAATCATAACAAGACCCACATATAGTAGGATGATTTCAAACATAATGCTTGTTCAGATTAAATCATAGTATTTGTACATAACGATATGGCTCTAGAGAGCAAACACACATAgtccatactagaaagaaaaATTCAAGAACTAGCTATGATTCATAAAGTTCATTGCTTCTTCTTCCATTATTCTTTGTACACATCGATGTAGGAATTCTACCATTAATCATTTGAACCTGTCAAGAAAATATAAGTTGTAAGATTACAAATTAGGCCACATATGTACAATAATGTAAGTTAAGAAAGCTAGTTTGAACATACAAACATCGAAGGCCAAGCAATTGAGACTCCTTTGGCTTGAGCATCACCAATATTGTTGCACCCAAGCCTAGGCCTTACTAATGGCTCATCTTTTGCTatagcatgatcgatacacaCTTTGTAGAATTGACTTCCTGTCTTAACTCCACCAACAATGACTTTCGGATCAGTGCTCAAGAGAGTTACATAGGCCACATTAGCCTTATTAGGATATTTTGAAGTCATTAGTAGCACCATGGACCCAACCTACATTAATTTGGCATAATCTCTTAGTGACCAACAACCCTTAGTTGTACATCAAGATCATGCAATTAGAACAAGTGTATTATGTTCATCTACCTTCATTACAAGAAGTTGTTTAGGTGCTTAACGCTTGTTGCATGTAACCTTGTCATGAGCCACCTCCTGGTGTGCAATGGTCATAATCTCTCCAGGCCCTCCATGATGACCCTTACACATATAAAATGAAGTATAAAATATTAAGACAAAAATTCCTCTATAAATATAGCAAAGTGTGGTTCATAGATACcttttgtttctttgttgttTTACTTCTGGTGGATAAAAGTAGACCATCATCATCACTATATTTAGACTCACATGTTTCTTTATTCTAGTAAAGAGAAAAAAGACAGTAGCATGAGTTAATATAAAAAAATCCTTTGTGAATAAAATAGTATTAAATTCACAAGAAAGTGACTTTACCAATTCATCCCTGTGTTCAAGGAATCCATTATTCTGGTTGGGTGCAACACAGTGAACTCTCTAAAAAATTGAAACAATATTAAAGCGAAAAGACTAAATTAGGTGAAAACATGGAAAATAGAGAAAATACCTTTCTTTTAGAAAGCACCGCTTGATTCTGAGAATTGTAATGATCACTCCTAGTACAATTTCCCTGGAAAAGAAATAAAGTTTGAGTAACACATTTCAATATGAAGTTACAAATTAAAATGTACATTGTTACCATTGTTGCTTCTTGGTTCTCATGGTGCCATTGATTGTTTTTTAGTTCTTCAATAACTTTGTCTTGCATTCTAGAATGCTCTTTGAGTTGCCTTATTTCCTTCAACATGTGAGTCTCTACATCAGATGATGAGCCATCTAGTGAAACTATATTAATGTCCTTAAATGGTGTGTTCTTCGACCATAAACTTGTTTAGGAACTAGAAGCAATCCCATGTCGTGTGCTTGTCCAACTTTCTCTTCTCCCAACACCCGATGTAATGCATCACCTTCCCATGCAACTCCTCCCTCACTATTTTGTGCTAATTCTGGCGGTGTGTCTAGGAGATTTTCCAATTCAACCTACAAGCAAGAAATCCGCACATTAGAAAATAGAAATAATTTTATATTTGTAAAAATTCTCATGTGCATGTAGCATACCACTGGTTCATTTATCCCTTTTCCCCTTTTCATGTGAGTTGCGAGGTAAACCTTTGCTCTATGTGGCTATTTTTTCAGGATCAGTTTGCCTCTGAAAAATAGCAGTAAAGGAAAAGTAAAAAGAATCATATATAAATTTTTTAAATAGAAGATGACTCACCATGTCCTTGGACCAACGAGCATAACTCTTTGTACCGGCTGTATGTGTTGTCTTCTTCATTTCACAACTTATTTTGTCCTTCTCACTTAGGGTCTACAAGAAAAGTAAATTAATAGATAATGAACCATTATACATATAAAAATCAATAATGGTATAGATAGTGATAGTAAAAAAAGCCAAATAGCGTCAATAATGGTGCCTTACTTGTCCTTCACTAGACTTCCAATATTTTACTAGGGACTTCCATTGATCTTCATCGATATCATCTAGACAACGCTTGTTCAAAACAGACTTTTTCTTCTTTGGATTAAATAGTGTCTTTTTTAATGTTGCCTTGTAttttctccaatctcttccaaTTGATTTCAATATCCATTTCTCACATGAATGAGGATATAAGAACTTTGTCTAAAATAAGAAAGTCACTAATGAATGAATTTGACTTCATGACATGATAACAAGCATATATATACTTAATCTTATAAAAACATTATGTCTTGTAAAATTTAGCTAACCTGGATGAATTGAATTATGGTTTTCTGCATCGTTTTTCTTAACTTCTCTCCAATCTTTGGCACCAACATGACAGTAACCACCATTTCTTCCTATGGTGCCCAAAAATTGTCCTAAAAGGCCACCTTCTTTTCCAATGGGTTGTCCAAACATATTACAACTTActactatccgatctcctccaagTAGATCCCAAACATGTGTTAAAACGGTCCCCTTTCGTTTACCAAGTACTTCATCACCATCACCTATTAAAAACAGAATGACAGTGATAGTAATTGGTTAAGATGCAATCCATATGAATGAGATTGATCTAACTACATTTGTACCTGATGTGTTCTGGTTCTCATCATCATGCTGCTCAACCTCGTTAGCATATAGTGCTTTAGTATGCATTACATTtaatcctttctttttctttgtacCTCCTCTTCCAGCTAAACAAATGTTGGGGACATGAACACGTGTTTATAGtaaatataataaataatatgTAATCTTTTTATTAAACAACTAGATATTTGTATTAGACTATCAAGATTGTATTTATTAAGTCACATACCACAGTGGGGTTGGATATGCTAATCTTGGATGAAAATAAATCATTGATAACTAACATGACTTGGAATAGTTGTCCTTGAATAATCAAATATACATAGAAAAGTAAATTATATGTTCATTCTAATACCTTTATTTTTTTGGTTTAGATTTGGATGGTTCTTTGTTGGACTTGGTAGGCATTAAAGTGGCTAGTCTCTGTCTCGTCACAAACAAATTAATCGTCTTTTCACTCTCACACTCGTTGAGCATTTCTATCACATCAGAATCTTGTTGTATTACAACCAAGCTATCTTTTCTCTTGTAGTATAGATAGTCGACTGATGTGTACCCAAAACCCTCGATCAGATCAATCAAGTCGAAAAAGCATATCTCATCTCTATCCATTTCCCTTTGCACATGTTTATGTCCTTCAGCTTTCCCATCACATTCCAGATCTATGGTCCAATTAAACACCGCCATGGTAGCACAATCTAAATAAAATATAGCACCAATAGAAAAATAAGAATAAAGCATAGGATAATTCACAAATAAGAATCAAGTATAACCGAATAGTAACAATTTGTCTAAAGTGCATATTTGTAATGTTATTTGTTGACTAAAATGCATATTTGTAATGTTATTTGAACTTAGAGCTTGAGAACAAGTAAAGTGATATGGTTTAGGATGGTCTAGAGCATGACACATATATACGAACAAAAATAGTCCAAAAGGTTCTTTACATTAAATAAGATATAAAATTAACATGTATGATaatttatttttcttaacatttAGGAGGGAAAATCACTATTATTGTTTTGCTTGATTGAAAATTAACTTTATATATAGT
It encodes:
- the LOC136489801 gene encoding uncharacterized protein isoform X2, which codes for MLKEIRQLKEHSRMQDKVIEELKNNQWHHENQEATMGNCTRSDHYNSQNQAVLSKRKRVHCVAPNQNNGFLEHRDELNKETCESKYSDDDGLLLSTRSKTTKKQKGHHGGPGEIMTIAHQEVAHDKVTCNKR
- the LOC136489801 gene encoding uncharacterized protein isoform X1 — its product is MVVTVMLVPKIGEKLRKTMQKTIIQFIQTKFLYPHSCEKWILKSIGRDWRKYKATLKKTLFNPKKKKSVLNKRCLDDIDEDQWKSLVKYWKSSEGQTLSEKDKISCEMKKTTHTAGTKSYARWSKDMRQTDPEKIAT